One segment of Variovorax sp. PAMC28562 DNA contains the following:
- the fmdA gene encoding formamidase produces the protein MTDTLIKVDLTKSPTENENIHNRWHPDIPMACWVNPGDDFILETFDWTGGFIKNNDSADDVRDIDLTTVHYLSGPVGVKGAEPGDLLVVDLLDIGAKQDSLWGFNGFFSKKNGGGFLTEHFPEAQKSIWDFKGMFTSSRHIPGVNFAGLIHPGLIGCLPDKSMLDMWNTREQQLIDTNPTGGLANPPSAGTAHMGRLTGEAKAKAAAEGARTVPPREHGGNCDIKDLSRGSKVFFPVYVDGAGLSVGDLHFSQGDGEITFCGAIEMAGWVHMKVTLIKGGMAKYGIKNPIFKPSVMTPNYKDYLIFEGISVDESGKQYYLDVNVAYRQACLNAIEYLKKFGYSGAQAYSILGTAPVQGHISGVVDVPNSCATLWLPTEIFDFDINPNANGPTKFIDGSINMPLSHDII, from the coding sequence ATGACAGACACGCTGATCAAGGTCGACCTGACGAAGTCGCCCACCGAGAACGAGAACATTCACAACCGCTGGCACCCGGACATTCCGATGGCCTGCTGGGTGAATCCCGGCGACGACTTCATTCTGGAGACCTTCGATTGGACCGGCGGCTTCATCAAGAACAACGACAGCGCCGACGACGTGCGCGACATCGACCTGACGACGGTGCATTACCTGTCGGGTCCGGTGGGAGTGAAGGGTGCCGAGCCCGGCGATTTGCTGGTGGTCGACCTGCTCGACATCGGCGCCAAGCAAGATTCGTTGTGGGGCTTCAACGGTTTCTTCTCGAAGAAGAACGGCGGCGGCTTTCTGACCGAGCACTTCCCTGAGGCGCAGAAATCGATCTGGGACTTCAAGGGCATGTTCACCAGCTCGCGCCACATCCCGGGCGTCAACTTCGCCGGCCTGATCCACCCCGGCCTGATCGGTTGCCTGCCGGACAAGTCGATGCTCGACATGTGGAACACACGCGAGCAGCAACTCATCGACACCAATCCGACCGGCGGCCTCGCCAACCCGCCTTCGGCCGGCACCGCACACATGGGCCGCCTGACGGGTGAAGCCAAGGCCAAGGCGGCGGCAGAAGGCGCACGCACCGTGCCGCCACGCGAGCACGGCGGCAACTGCGACATCAAGGATCTGTCGCGCGGCTCCAAGGTGTTCTTCCCGGTGTATGTCGACGGCGCAGGCCTGTCGGTCGGCGACCTGCACTTCAGCCAGGGCGACGGCGAAATCACCTTCTGCGGCGCCATCGAAATGGCGGGTTGGGTGCACATGAAGGTCACGCTCATCAAGGGCGGCATGGCCAAGTACGGCATCAAGAACCCGATCTTCAAGCCGAGCGTGATGACGCCCAACTACAAGGACTACCTGATCTTCGAAGGCATCTCTGTCGACGAGTCCGGCAAGCAGTACTACCTCGACGTCAACGTCGCGTACCGCCAGGCCTGCCTGAACGCCATCGAGTATTTGAAGAAGTTCGGCTATTCCGGGGCGCAGGCCTATTCGATCCTCGGCACGGCGCCGGTGCAGGGCCACATCAGCGGAGTCGTCGACGTGCCCAACTCGTGCGCGACGCTCTGGCTGCCGACCGAGATCTTCGACTTCGACATCAACCCTAACGCCAACGGGCCGACGAAGTTCATCGACGGCAGCATCAACATGCCGTTGTCGCACGACATT
- the urtE gene encoding urea ABC transporter ATP-binding subunit UrtE, protein MLKVEDLHVAYGQSEALHGISFEGYANETVAIMGRNGMGKTTLFKSLMGVLPIKSGSIKVADQEVSRDESYVRVAKGIAYVPQGRMIFPTLTVEENIQTGLENSKTRRIPEEIYALFPVLWDMKRRKGGNLSGGQQQQLAIARALVTDPKVLLLDEPTEGIQPSIIKDIAKALNEIRKMRGITIIVSEQVLSFAMDVADRLFVIEGGIFVHETARDKTDVNHIKAYLSV, encoded by the coding sequence ATGCTGAAGGTAGAAGACCTGCACGTCGCGTACGGCCAGAGCGAAGCACTTCACGGCATCAGCTTCGAGGGCTACGCCAACGAAACGGTCGCCATCATGGGCCGCAACGGCATGGGCAAGACGACGCTCTTCAAGAGCTTGATGGGCGTACTGCCGATCAAGAGCGGCAGCATCAAAGTGGCGGACCAGGAAGTGTCGCGCGACGAAAGTTATGTGCGCGTCGCCAAGGGCATCGCCTATGTGCCGCAGGGCCGCATGATCTTTCCGACGCTGACCGTCGAAGAGAACATCCAGACCGGCCTCGAGAACTCGAAGACGCGCCGCATCCCCGAAGAAATCTACGCGCTGTTTCCGGTGTTGTGGGACATGAAGCGGCGCAAGGGAGGCAACCTCTCCGGCGGTCAACAGCAACAGCTCGCCATTGCGCGCGCACTGGTGACAGACCCCAAGGTGCTGCTGCTTGACGAACCGACCGAAGGCATCCAGCCATCGATCATCAAGGACATCGCCAAGGCACTCAACGAGATCCGAAAGATGCGCGGCATCACCATCATCGTGTCGGAGCAGGTGCTCAGCTTTGCGATGGACGTGGCCGACCGGCTCTTCGTGATCGAGGGCGGCATCTTCGTGCACGAGACCGCGCGCGACAAGACCGATGTGAACCACATCAAGGCATACCTTTCCGTTTGA
- the urtD gene encoding urea ABC transporter ATP-binding protein UrtD — MSNTDFALAVEDLTVSFDGFKAIDALTLYIDKNELRVIIGPNGAGKTTLLDLICGKTKASAGSIKFKNTELTKMAEHKRVRLGIGRKFQTPSIYENLSVFQNLEVSFPAGRSVMGALAFKCTDEVKSRVKTIAEDIHLHDKLDTEAGLLSHGQKQWLEIGMLLMQEPELLMLDEPIAGMSARERELTADLLQRICKGRSVIVIEHDMDFVKRIAHKVTVMHQGKILAEGPMEQVQADPKVIDVYLGH; from the coding sequence ATGAGCAATACCGACTTCGCCCTCGCAGTGGAAGATCTGACCGTCTCGTTCGACGGCTTCAAAGCCATCGATGCGCTGACGCTCTACATCGACAAAAACGAGCTGCGCGTCATCATCGGCCCCAACGGCGCCGGCAAGACCACGCTGCTCGACCTCATCTGCGGCAAGACCAAGGCGAGTGCCGGCAGCATCAAGTTCAAGAACACCGAGCTCACCAAGATGGCCGAGCACAAGCGCGTGCGCCTGGGCATCGGCCGCAAGTTTCAGACACCGTCGATCTACGAGAACCTGAGCGTTTTCCAGAACCTCGAAGTGTCGTTCCCGGCCGGCCGCTCCGTCATGGGTGCGCTCGCCTTCAAGTGCACCGACGAGGTCAAGAGCCGCGTCAAGACCATCGCCGAAGACATCCATCTGCACGACAAGCTCGACACCGAAGCCGGCCTGCTGAGCCACGGACAGAAGCAGTGGCTGGAGATTGGCATGCTGCTGATGCAGGAGCCGGAGTTGCTGATGCTCGACGAGCCCATCGCCGGCATGAGCGCACGCGAACGAGAGCTCACCGCCGACCTGTTGCAACGCATCTGTAAAGGCCGCTCGGTCATCGTCATCGAGCACGACATGGACTTCGTCAAGCGCATCGCGCACAAGGTCACCGTCATGCACCAGGGGAAGATTCTGGCCGAGGGACCGATGGAGCAGGTGCAGGCGGATCCGAAGGTCATCGACGTGTACCTGGGGCATTGA
- the urtC gene encoding urea ABC transporter permease subunit UrtC, which translates to MIALKTFIKRYQLGSLLLLAILLVVILPLSLDIFRLNLIGKYLTYAFVAVGLVMVWGYGGVLSLGQGIFFGIGGYAMAMFLKLEASDPITTKIQTTPGIPDFMDWNQITELPLMWLPFKSLTLTLILVIAAPTLLAWIISFAMFKRRVGGVYFAIITQAVALILTVLIIGQQGYTGGVNGMTDLKTVLGWDTRTDHAKYVLYFLCVALLLASIILCRWIQTGKAGTLLLAMRDKEDRVRFSGYDVANFKVFTFCLAAALSGIGGALFSLQVGFMSPSFVGIVPSVEMVIFAAVGGRMSLVGAVYGTLLVNFGKTYFSESFPDMWLFLMAGLFIGVTMAFPMGLAGVWEEHIRPRLQRRKLLPLGDDAPQSPALHAAAVAATVDSAAEPTLPDGVSPQRA; encoded by the coding sequence ATGATTGCCCTCAAGACCTTCATCAAGCGCTACCAGCTCGGCAGCCTGCTGCTGCTGGCCATCCTGCTGGTGGTCATCCTGCCGTTGAGCCTCGACATCTTCCGGCTCAACCTGATCGGCAAGTACCTTACCTATGCTTTCGTCGCCGTCGGGCTGGTGATGGTGTGGGGCTACGGCGGCGTGCTGAGCCTGGGGCAGGGCATCTTCTTCGGCATCGGTGGTTATGCGATGGCGATGTTCTTGAAGCTCGAAGCCTCGGACCCGATCACCACCAAGATCCAGACCACGCCGGGCATCCCCGACTTCATGGACTGGAACCAGATCACCGAACTGCCGTTGATGTGGCTGCCCTTCAAGAGCCTGACGCTCACGCTCATTTTGGTGATCGCGGCCCCGACGCTGCTGGCCTGGATCATCAGCTTCGCGATGTTCAAGCGGCGCGTCGGTGGCGTGTACTTTGCGATCATCACGCAGGCCGTCGCGCTCATCTTGACGGTGCTCATCATCGGCCAGCAGGGCTACACCGGCGGCGTCAATGGCATGACCGACCTGAAGACGGTGCTGGGCTGGGACACGCGCACCGACCACGCCAAGTACGTGCTGTATTTCCTGTGCGTGGCGCTGCTGCTCGCCAGCATCATCCTGTGTCGCTGGATCCAGACCGGCAAGGCGGGCACGCTGCTGCTGGCCATGCGCGACAAGGAAGACCGCGTGCGTTTCTCCGGCTACGACGTGGCCAACTTCAAGGTCTTCACCTTCTGCCTGGCGGCCGCGCTGTCGGGTATCGGCGGGGCGTTGTTCTCGCTGCAGGTCGGCTTCATGTCGCCCAGCTTCGTGGGCATCGTTCCTTCGGTCGAGATGGTGATCTTCGCGGCGGTCGGCGGGCGCATGAGCCTGGTCGGTGCGGTCTACGGCACGCTGCTGGTGAACTTCGGCAAGACGTACTTCTCCGAGAGCTTTCCGGACATGTGGCTGTTCCTGATGGCCGGTCTTTTCATCGGCGTGACGATGGCGTTCCCGATGGGCCTGGCCGGTGTGTGGGAAGAGCACATCCGGCCGCGCCTGCAGCGCCGCAAGTTGCTGCCGCTCGGTGACGACGCACCGCAGTCGCCGGCACTGCATGCGGCCGCCGTGGCCGCCACTGTCGACAGCGCCGCCGAGCCGACGCTGCCCGACGGCGTCAGCCCGCAGCGCGCCTGA
- the urtB gene encoding urea ABC transporter permease subunit UrtB, whose product MSFSELLNIGLMQGFAGLSLFAVLLLMGLGLAVIFGQMGVINMAHGEFMTIGAYTIYLGSTLVEKHAPTLLPYYFPFAVLLAFFFAFVAGWLVEWALIRHLYKRPLDTLLATWGISLAMQQCFRTFIGPKEVSPVLPEWLLGSWAPIPGLDIPINGMFVLVLTTVVTCGMLLALSKSRWGLRVRATVANRVMANAIGINTKKTDRLTFAIGCGIAGVAGAAFTTIGSTGPTSGQLYIVDSFLVVTFGGAASLLGTVVSAFGIAQTQSITEFFMAGSMAKVLTLTLIVLILMIRPQGLFASKVRR is encoded by the coding sequence ATGAGTTTTTCAGAGTTGCTGAACATTGGCCTGATGCAGGGCTTCGCGGGGCTGAGCCTGTTCGCGGTGCTGCTGCTGATGGGTCTGGGTCTCGCGGTCATCTTCGGCCAGATGGGCGTCATCAACATGGCGCATGGCGAGTTCATGACCATCGGCGCCTACACCATCTACCTCGGCTCGACACTTGTCGAAAAGCATGCTCCCACGCTGCTGCCGTACTACTTTCCGTTCGCCGTCCTGTTGGCGTTCTTTTTTGCGTTCGTCGCCGGCTGGCTGGTCGAGTGGGCACTTATCCGCCACTTGTACAAGCGCCCGCTCGACACGCTGCTCGCCACCTGGGGCATCAGCCTCGCGATGCAGCAGTGCTTTCGTACCTTCATCGGCCCCAAGGAAGTGAGTCCGGTGCTGCCCGAGTGGCTGCTCGGTTCCTGGGCGCCGATTCCCGGACTCGATATTCCGATCAACGGGATGTTCGTGCTGGTGCTGACCACGGTGGTTACTTGCGGCATGCTGCTCGCGCTCAGCAAGAGCCGCTGGGGCCTGCGCGTGCGTGCCACGGTCGCCAACCGCGTGATGGCCAACGCCATCGGCATCAACACCAAGAAGACCGACCGCCTGACCTTTGCGATCGGCTGCGGCATCGCCGGTGTCGCCGGCGCGGCCTTCACGACCATCGGCTCGACCGGACCGACCTCTGGCCAGCTCTACATCGTCGACTCGTTCCTGGTCGTCACCTTCGGCGGCGCGGCCAGCTTGCTGGGCACCGTGGTGTCGGCTTTCGGTATCGCGCAGACGCAATCGATCACCGAGTTCTTCATGGCCGGCTCGATGGCCAAGGTGCTGACGCTCACGCTCATCGTGCTCATCCTGATGATCCGGCCGCAAGGTCTCTTCGCTTCCAAGGTGCGTCGCTGA
- the urtA gene encoding urea ABC transporter substrate-binding protein — protein sequence MSRDQDPSIDESPERIAMRRRRLLQGAAALPMMGLGGLAFAQPTASVNTTKLAVTDTEVIVGQLHSSTGTMAISETGSIQAEQLAIDEINAMGGILGRKIKVIKEDGASDWPTFAEKAKKLLINDHCAAVFGCWTSASRKAVLPVFEKENGLLYYPTFYEGLEQSKNVFYTGQEATQQILYSLEWAKTEKKAKTFFLIGSDYIWPRTSMKIARKHIENFQKGKVVGEEYYPLGSTNFGSLMNKIKLQKPDCIYAAVVGGSNVAFYKALKAAGITGDKQLLVTLAVTEDEMTGVGGENFAGFYSSMKYFQSLDNENNKKFVAAFKAKYGKDSVIGDVTQAGYLGPWLWKAAVERAKSFDVDKVVAASPGIELKQAPEGYVKLDANHHLWSKSRIAMGLPDGSFKVVSESPELIKPDPFPKGYQ from the coding sequence ATGTCCCGCGATCAAGACCCGTCCATCGATGAATCGCCCGAGCGCATTGCGATGCGCCGCCGCCGCTTGCTTCAGGGCGCCGCCGCTTTGCCCATGATGGGCCTGGGTGGCCTTGCCTTTGCGCAGCCGACCGCTTCGGTCAACACGACCAAGCTGGCAGTGACCGACACCGAAGTCATCGTCGGCCAGCTGCATTCGTCGACCGGCACCATGGCCATCAGCGAAACCGGCTCGATCCAGGCCGAGCAACTCGCCATCGATGAAATCAACGCCATGGGTGGCATCCTCGGTCGCAAGATCAAGGTCATCAAAGAAGACGGCGCATCCGACTGGCCGACCTTTGCCGAGAAGGCGAAGAAATTGCTCATCAACGACCACTGCGCTGCGGTGTTCGGCTGCTGGACCTCGGCTTCGCGCAAGGCCGTGCTGCCGGTGTTCGAAAAAGAGAACGGCTTGCTGTACTACCCGACCTTCTACGAAGGCCTGGAGCAGTCGAAGAACGTTTTCTACACCGGCCAGGAAGCCACGCAGCAGATTCTGTACAGCCTGGAATGGGCCAAGACCGAGAAGAAGGCAAAGACCTTCTTCCTGATCGGCTCCGACTACATCTGGCCACGCACCTCGATGAAGATCGCGCGCAAGCACATCGAGAATTTCCAGAAGGGCAAGGTCGTCGGCGAGGAGTACTACCCACTGGGCAGCACCAACTTCGGCTCGCTGATGAACAAGATCAAGCTGCAAAAGCCCGACTGCATCTATGCAGCCGTGGTCGGTGGCTCCAACGTCGCGTTCTACAAGGCGCTCAAGGCAGCCGGCATCACCGGTGACAAGCAACTGCTCGTGACGCTGGCAGTGACGGAAGACGAAATGACCGGTGTCGGCGGCGAGAATTTCGCTGGCTTCTACTCGTCGATGAAGTACTTCCAGTCGCTGGACAACGAGAACAACAAGAAGTTCGTTGCCGCCTTCAAGGCCAAGTACGGCAAGGACTCGGTGATCGGCGACGTGACCCAGGCCGGCTACCTCGGCCCCTGGTTGTGGAAGGCCGCAGTCGAGCGCGCCAAGAGCTTCGACGTCGACAAGGTCGTCGCCGCATCGCCAGGCATCGAACTCAAGCAGGCGCCAGAAGGCTACGTGAAGCTCGACGCCAACCATCACCTGTGGAGCAAGTCGCGCATTGCGATGGGCTTGCCGGACGGGAGCTTCAAGGTGGTGTCGGAATCGCCAGAGCTCATCAAGCCTGATCCATTCCCCAAGGGTTACCAGTGA
- a CDS encoding ATP-binding protein, producing MPPANPSATSSAPSSTPSSTTSPVTGQKIFRIRRDYNTWVANETLEDYALRYTPRSFRKWSEFGVANTAFGATSFLALEAIGGAIALSYGFSNALWAILVVGIITFLTGLPICYYAAKYGVDMDLLTRGAGFGYLGSTLTSLIYASFTFIFFALEAAILALALQMYFDWPLAACYLVSSIVIIPLVMRGITMISKLQLWTQPIWLVLFLCPFIAVALKNPQAFADFTGLVGRISGNNDFDPLMFGAGATVAFSLVVQIGEQVDYLRFLPEKTAANRRRWWAAVLVAGPGWIVPGMLKMMGGAFLAFLALQHEIKPDHAVEPTHMYLAGFAYVFKDPAWVLGITTLFVVVSQMKINITNAYAGSLAWSNFFARLTHSHPGRVVWLVFNVLIALLLMTLGVFAALEKVLGLYSNIAIAWVGALVADLVINKPLGWSPKSIEFKRAHLYDINPVGLVSMLVAATIAMVAYAGLLGRWAESFSPFIALSTALLVSPLLAWKTKGRYYLARTDLQHWTPGQIVRCSVCDNSFESEDMAHCPAYSAPICSLCCTLESRCHDACKTDSRASEQISVWLKALLPPAIALRLNFRVVHYILVTTSLIALLATVMGIVYAQEGLLNADAAGVFLQTPFLKVFAMLSMVVAVAAWWIVLGSESRKMAQEESNRHNHLLTLEIEAHGRTGAALQAAKEAAEAANQAKTRYVAGMTHELRTPLNSILGYSQILLKNDDTARPPREAVQTIHRSGEHMLSLIDGLLDLARIEAGRLQLESMPLALPDFLEEVVRMVRPQAESKGLAFVYTQSGRVPPWVQADAKRLRQILINLLSNAVRFTDAGSVTLHVDARRQVLRFDVVDTGIGVAPQDHQRIFLPFERGAAGRRHGGEPGTGLGLTITGLLTSLMGGDLQLADTSSKGSVFSVRVYLRGVADPGPQVVPQRVISGYFGPRRTLLVVDDQPVQRQMLAGMLAPLGFDVREAASGTECLDSLRQHVPSAILLDLSMDDMDGWETAGRVRAAGFAVPIIIVSANVFENQADRLRLHDCQAFVGKPVIESELTTTLERHLGLQWLQPGLVLAGGQTSAEAAPELLTLPEEARHELMRLVQVGHVRGLQQALDRLAAAHPDLAATCTHLRGMVARFDLDSFKNALAEEVHAPNS from the coding sequence ATGCCGCCCGCGAACCCCTCCGCCACCTCTTCCGCCCCGTCCTCCACACCGTCTTCCACGACGTCGCCCGTCACCGGTCAAAAAATCTTTCGCATCCGTCGCGACTACAACACCTGGGTCGCCAACGAGACGCTGGAAGACTACGCGCTGCGCTACACGCCGCGCAGTTTTCGCAAGTGGTCGGAGTTCGGCGTGGCCAACACCGCGTTCGGCGCCACCTCGTTCCTGGCGCTGGAGGCCATCGGCGGCGCCATCGCGCTGAGCTACGGGTTCTCGAACGCGCTGTGGGCCATCCTGGTGGTCGGCATCATCACGTTCCTGACAGGCCTGCCGATTTGCTACTACGCCGCCAAGTACGGCGTCGACATGGACCTGCTCACGCGCGGCGCCGGCTTCGGCTACCTGGGCTCGACGCTGACCTCGCTCATCTACGCGAGCTTCACCTTCATCTTTTTCGCGCTGGAGGCAGCCATCCTCGCGCTCGCTTTGCAGATGTATTTCGACTGGCCGCTGGCAGCCTGTTACCTCGTCTCGTCGATCGTCATCATCCCGCTGGTGATGCGCGGCATCACGATGATCTCCAAGCTGCAGCTCTGGACGCAGCCGATCTGGCTGGTGCTGTTCCTTTGCCCCTTCATCGCGGTCGCACTCAAGAACCCACAGGCCTTTGCCGACTTCACCGGGCTGGTCGGGCGCATCTCGGGCAACAACGACTTCGATCCGCTGATGTTCGGTGCCGGCGCCACTGTGGCGTTCTCGCTGGTGGTGCAGATCGGCGAGCAGGTCGACTACCTGCGCTTCCTGCCGGAGAAGACCGCCGCCAACCGGCGCCGCTGGTGGGCGGCCGTGTTGGTCGCCGGGCCGGGCTGGATCGTGCCCGGCATGCTGAAGATGATGGGCGGCGCCTTCCTCGCGTTCCTTGCGCTGCAGCACGAGATCAAGCCCGACCACGCGGTCGAGCCGACGCACATGTACCTGGCCGGTTTCGCCTACGTCTTCAAGGACCCGGCATGGGTGCTGGGCATCACGACGCTGTTCGTCGTGGTGTCGCAGATGAAGATCAACATCACCAACGCCTATGCCGGCTCGCTGGCGTGGTCGAACTTCTTTGCGCGGCTCACGCACAGCCATCCGGGCCGCGTGGTGTGGCTGGTGTTCAACGTGCTCATCGCGCTCCTGCTGATGACGCTCGGCGTGTTCGCAGCGCTGGAGAAAGTGCTCGGCCTCTACAGCAACATCGCCATCGCATGGGTCGGCGCGCTGGTGGCCGACCTGGTCATCAACAAGCCGCTGGGCTGGAGCCCTAAATCGATCGAGTTCAAGCGCGCCCATCTGTACGACATCAACCCGGTCGGGCTCGTGTCGATGCTGGTGGCGGCGACGATCGCGATGGTGGCCTATGCCGGGCTGCTCGGGCGCTGGGCCGAGTCGTTCTCGCCCTTCATCGCGCTGTCGACAGCGCTGCTGGTATCGCCGTTGCTGGCCTGGAAAACCAAAGGCCGCTACTACCTGGCGCGCACCGACCTGCAGCACTGGACGCCGGGGCAGATCGTGCGCTGCTCGGTTTGCGACAACAGCTTCGAGTCCGAGGACATGGCGCACTGCCCGGCCTACAGCGCACCGATCTGCTCGTTGTGCTGCACGCTCGAATCGCGCTGCCACGACGCCTGCAAGACCGACTCGCGCGCGTCGGAGCAGATCAGCGTCTGGCTCAAGGCACTGCTGCCACCGGCGATTGCGTTGCGGCTCAACTTCCGGGTCGTCCACTACATCCTCGTCACGACATCGCTGATCGCCTTGCTCGCCACGGTGATGGGCATCGTCTATGCGCAGGAAGGCTTGCTCAACGCCGATGCCGCCGGCGTGTTTTTGCAAACGCCCTTTCTCAAGGTCTTCGCGATGCTGTCGATGGTGGTGGCCGTCGCCGCCTGGTGGATCGTGCTGGGCAGCGAGAGCCGCAAGATGGCGCAGGAAGAATCGAACCGCCACAACCACCTGCTCACGCTGGAGATCGAGGCGCACGGCCGCACCGGCGCCGCGCTTCAGGCCGCCAAGGAAGCCGCCGAAGCCGCGAACCAGGCCAAGACACGCTACGTGGCCGGCATGACGCACGAGCTGCGCACGCCGCTCAACAGCATCCTCGGTTACTCGCAGATCCTGCTGAAGAACGACGACACCGCGCGCCCGCCGCGGGAAGCGGTGCAGACCATCCACCGCAGCGGCGAACACATGCTGAGCCTGATCGACGGGCTGCTCGACCTGGCGCGCATCGAGGCCGGCCGCCTGCAGCTCGAGTCGATGCCGCTCGCCCTGCCCGACTTTCTGGAAGAAGTCGTCCGCATGGTGCGACCGCAGGCCGAGAGCAAGGGCCTGGCCTTCGTCTACACGCAGAGCGGCAGGGTGCCACCCTGGGTGCAGGCCGATGCCAAGCGGCTGCGCCAGATCCTCATCAACTTGCTGAGCAATGCGGTGCGCTTCACCGATGCCGGCAGCGTCACTCTGCATGTCGATGCACGCCGACAGGTGCTGCGCTTCGATGTGGTCGACACTGGCATCGGCGTGGCACCGCAAGACCATCAGCGCATCTTTCTGCCCTTCGAACGCGGTGCCGCCGGCAGGCGCCATGGCGGCGAGCCGGGCACCGGCCTCGGGCTCACCATCACCGGCCTGTTGACTTCGCTGATGGGCGGCGATCTGCAACTCGCGGACACCTCGTCGAAAGGCAGCGTCTTCAGCGTGCGTGTGTACCTGCGCGGGGTGGCCGACCCCGGTCCGCAGGTCGTCCCGCAGCGCGTGATTTCCGGCTACTTCGGCCCGCGCCGCACGCTGCTGGTGGTCGACGACCAACCGGTGCAACGGCAGATGCTGGCCGGCATGCTGGCGCCGCTGGGCTTCGATGTGCGCGAGGCTGCCAGCGGCACCGAGTGCCTCGACAGCCTGCGCCAGCACGTGCCCTCCGCCATCCTGCTCGACCTCAGCATGGACGACATGGACGGCTGGGAAACGGCAGGCCGCGTGCGCGCCGCCGGCTTTGCCGTGCCGATCATCATCGTGTCGGCCAACGTGTTCGAGAACCAGGCCGACAGGCTGCGACTGCACGATTGCCAGGCCTTCGTCGGCAAGCCGGTGATCGAGTCGGAACTCACCACCACGCTGGAGCGACACCTCGGCCTGCAGTGGCTGCAGCCGGGGCTGGTGCTGGCCGGCGGGCAGACATCGGCAGAAGCCGCGCCCGAATTGCTGACCTTGCCCGAAGAAGCGCGGCACGAGCTCATGCGGCTGGTTCAGGTGGGCCATGTGCGCGGCCTGCAGCAGGCGCTAGACCGGCTCGCAGCGGCGCACCCCGACCTGGCCGCCACCTGCACGCACTTGCGCGGCATGGTGGCTCGCTTCGATCTCGACAGTTTCAAGAACGCACTCGCCGAGGAGGTCCATGCCCCCAATTCCTGA
- a CDS encoding response regulator transcription factor: protein MPPIPEADRPVVLVVDDAPSSLGMLCDTLEASGYTVLVAADGESALQRLELVVPDAILLDGMMPGLSGFETCRRIKANPALAHIPVLFMTGMSETHDVVEGFASGGVDYVVKPIRAQEVLARLHTHARNARITRMARDAVDVAGMGVVFVDTRGRLAWRSPQAALWLHALGEPAEPGHLPAALEDSLVHGSTRVLTTAGGTRLSVRNLGAATLGETMLLLALHKEGPAALARLTEAALTPRETEVLSWLAKGKTNRDIGDILGMSPRTVNKHLEHIFEKLGVETRSAAAALASGHLV, encoded by the coding sequence ATGCCCCCAATTCCTGAAGCCGACCGCCCCGTGGTGCTGGTGGTCGACGATGCACCGAGCAGCCTGGGCATGTTGTGCGACACGCTGGAGGCCAGCGGCTACACCGTGCTGGTCGCGGCGGACGGCGAATCGGCGCTGCAGCGGCTCGAACTCGTGGTACCCGACGCCATCCTGCTCGACGGCATGATGCCGGGCCTCTCGGGCTTCGAGACCTGCCGCCGCATCAAGGCCAACCCGGCGCTGGCGCACATCCCGGTCTTGTTCATGACCGGCATGTCGGAGACGCACGACGTGGTCGAAGGCTTTGCCAGCGGCGGTGTCGACTATGTGGTGAAACCGATTCGTGCGCAGGAGGTACTGGCGCGACTGCACACGCATGCCCGCAACGCGCGCATCACCCGGATGGCGCGCGACGCCGTCGATGTGGCGGGCATGGGCGTGGTGTTCGTCGACACGCGCGGCCGGCTGGCTTGGCGCTCACCGCAAGCCGCGCTGTGGCTGCACGCGCTCGGCGAGCCCGCCGAGCCCGGCCATTTGCCGGCGGCGCTCGAAGACTCATTGGTCCACGGCAGCACGCGCGTCCTCACCACCGCAGGCGGCACGCGGCTGTCGGTGCGCAACCTCGGCGCGGCCACGCTGGGCGAAACCATGCTGCTGCTGGCCTTGCACAAAGAAGGCCCCGCCGCATTGGCGCGCCTCACCGAAGCCGCGCTCACGCCGCGCGAGACCGAGGTGCTGTCATGGCTCGCCAAGGGCAAGACCAACCGCGACATCGGAGACATCCTGGGCATGAGCCCGCGCACGGTGAACAAGCACCTGGAACACATCTTCGAGAAGCTGGGGGTGGAGACGCGTTCTGCTGCGGCGGCGTTGGCGAGTGGGCATCTGGTGTGA